A DNA window from Rossellomorea marisflavi contains the following coding sequences:
- the sirA gene encoding sporulation inhibitor of replication protein SirA yields MRRYQVYWIAEEFAQHFYGRERMFHQLFNEMESSSGELHTIISKQVEYITRPIPYLPTRRFIQNELLSVNGSGWDDDRAVIHLESSGVSLELKERMLTIHAWGTDESEYIFFEILRRHMGYLLAVDIQNERFGWLKPIKQRKFIY; encoded by the coding sequence CATTTTTACGGTAGGGAACGGATGTTTCACCAGCTTTTCAACGAGATGGAGAGTTCTTCCGGGGAATTGCACACGATCATTTCCAAGCAGGTAGAGTATATTACAAGACCGATTCCATACCTCCCAACGAGACGCTTCATACAAAATGAGTTATTATCGGTCAATGGTTCCGGATGGGACGATGATAGGGCCGTGATTCACCTGGAGTCATCAGGGGTCTCTCTTGAATTAAAAGAGAGAATGTTGACGATTCATGCATGGGGAACCGATGAATCAGAGTACATTTTCTTTGAAATTCTAAGGAGACATATGGGATACTTATTGGCTGTGGACATTCAAAATGAACGGTTTGGATGGTTAAAGCCGATAAAACAAAGAAAATTTATATATTAA
- a CDS encoding YneF family protein, whose amino-acid sequence MSTTAIAILVGVIALLAGVALGFFIARKYMMSYLKKNPPINEQMLRMMMMQMGQKPSQKKINQMMNAMNKNMK is encoded by the coding sequence ATGTCAACGACCGCTATAGCTATTCTGGTCGGCGTGATCGCACTGCTTGCCGGAGTTGCGCTAGGGTTCTTCATCGCTCGTAAGTACATGATGAGCTATCTTAAGAAAAACCCGCCGATTAACGAACAAATGCTACGCATGATGATGATGCAAATGGGACAGAAACCGTCTCAGAAAAAGATCAATCAAATGATGAATGCAATGAACAAAAACATGAAATAA
- a CDS encoding CamS family sex pheromone protein: MKKWMIASLSLLIFASGCANKPSEVVSDETLEAQSKAAGKAREYLTYKIDQEKKSVNRGLITQTVNNRSDMDEIETGLMSQSIKHFSPDKVNYQEGQYLTNINDWIKRKSSSNKTGLNPELKVEDGMGWEEQVQLEKDNPAYLAYIHEQNYVDSKGNIQGISLGLAMNSVDYIRVQDSQKLMHFDEKQIGSKEMAAYGKKAAETIVKRIRKNSKLKDVPIMISLYKLQPTNSVVPGNYFTTAFIDGNDNSIKKWNDLDEKYYYFPSDKGEEKNRDLAKNLLNLEDEVSKYFSHQDIKLVGKALYSGDSINKLVIEVNTGMVKETELIGFSQVFGPEIVDYFPNIPVYVYVKTPKGVKATIVKEVDQEPFVDIQ, translated from the coding sequence ATGAAAAAATGGATGATTGCTTCTCTTTCACTATTGATCTTCGCATCAGGATGCGCGAATAAGCCATCTGAAGTAGTCAGTGATGAAACACTTGAAGCACAAAGCAAGGCAGCCGGTAAGGCGCGTGAATATTTAACCTATAAAATCGATCAAGAAAAAAAGTCCGTCAATCGTGGACTGATCACGCAAACGGTGAATAACCGCAGCGATATGGATGAAATCGAAACGGGCTTGATGTCACAGTCCATCAAACACTTTTCTCCGGATAAAGTGAACTATCAGGAAGGTCAATACCTGACCAATATCAATGATTGGATCAAACGAAAGTCTTCTTCAAACAAAACAGGTTTGAATCCCGAATTGAAGGTAGAGGACGGTATGGGATGGGAAGAGCAGGTGCAATTGGAGAAGGACAACCCTGCATATCTTGCCTACATTCATGAACAGAACTACGTAGATTCAAAAGGGAACATTCAGGGGATTTCCCTGGGGCTCGCCATGAACTCTGTGGATTACATAAGGGTGCAGGACAGTCAGAAACTCATGCACTTTGATGAAAAGCAAATCGGTTCAAAAGAAATGGCCGCTTATGGAAAAAAGGCCGCCGAAACGATTGTTAAGCGAATCAGGAAGAATTCAAAATTAAAAGATGTTCCCATTATGATCTCCCTCTATAAACTTCAGCCGACCAATAGCGTCGTGCCGGGAAATTACTTCACCACGGCATTCATCGACGGGAATGACAATTCTATCAAGAAATGGAACGACCTTGATGAGAAATACTATTATTTCCCAAGTGATAAAGGGGAAGAGAAAAACCGGGACTTGGCGAAGAACCTATTGAACCTGGAAGATGAGGTGTCCAAGTACTTCTCACACCAGGATATCAAGCTCGTCGGGAAAGCACTGTACTCCGGTGATTCAATCAACAAGCTTGTGATCGAGGTGAACACGGGCATGGTCAAGGAGACGGAACTGATCGGGTTCTCCCAGGTGTTCGGCCCCGAGATCGTCGATTATTTCCCTAATATCCCGGTATATGTATACGTAAAAACACCTAAAGGGGTCAAGGCCACGATTGTAAAAGAAGTGGATCAGGAACCCTTTGTCGACATTCAATGA